A DNA window from Thiothrix subterranea contains the following coding sequences:
- a CDS encoding methylated-DNA--[protein]-cysteine S-methyltransferase — protein sequence MNALQCKPPNPLNRQRHTMRIGFETWESPVGTLTIAATAEAVYAVAFDSNWQHIRTKLGEVQAHSNAMTRETISQLQAYFAGTRRTFDLPLSVYGTDFQQRTWQALRDIPYGETRSYSEQAQMIGQPQAVRAIGHTNGLNPISIIVPCHRVIAKSGKLAGYAGGLAAKAYLLALESYSRNRSNAT from the coding sequence ATGAACGCCCTGCAATGCAAGCCACCCAACCCGCTTAATCGCCAGAGGCACACCATGCGTATCGGTTTTGAAACGTGGGAATCGCCCGTCGGCACACTGACTATCGCCGCCACCGCTGAGGCGGTGTATGCCGTCGCTTTCGACAGCAACTGGCAACATATCCGCACCAAGTTGGGTGAGGTGCAAGCGCACAGCAACGCCATGACCCGCGAAACCATCAGCCAGTTGCAGGCGTATTTTGCCGGAACACGGCGCACCTTCGACTTACCGCTAAGCGTGTATGGCACAGATTTTCAGCAACGCACTTGGCAAGCGTTGCGTGACATTCCCTATGGCGAAACCCGCAGCTATTCCGAACAGGCGCAAATGATCGGACAACCGCAAGCGGTGCGGGCGATTGGGCATACCAATGGGCTGAACCCGATCAGCATTATCGTGCCGTGTCATCGGGTAATTGCTAAATCGGGCAAGCTCGCGGGTTATGCGGGCGGGTTGGCAGCGAAGGCGTATTTGCTGGCATTGGAGAGTTATAGCCGTAACCGTTCCAACGCCACGTAA
- a CDS encoding MFS transporter, with protein MVNPASGRFNLLDFSQANIRTLHLGWFAFFISFMVWFAHAPLMPFIREALQLTDLQAKVLLTLNVALTIPARIVVGMLVDRYGPRIMFSSILIIGGIVTIVFSLAQGYEQLAFMRFLAGFVGAGFVVGIRLIAEWFPARQTGIAQGIYGGWGNFGSASAAGLLPFIAVTIGGENGWRYAVAVTGVIAIAYGLIFYWRVRNTPKGSTYFKPKKTGALEVTSGFDLVLYIIMNIPMYAALAMLAYKLSPAGMKLLSDSTTSTIYAVLLATYLFQVWKIWQLNAHVLKEPVPELQRYSFTQVAILDLAYMVTFGTELAVVSMLPLFYVDMFGLDKVTAGLLAGSYAVINLVARPAGGLISDKFGRKITLIIVFLGIGASFMLLGQVSKEWSVLMVIAAATCGGIFSKAGSGAVYAMVPLIQRRLTGQIAGMTGAYGNVGGVVFLTVLASTSPQIFFMVIGATAVTVLAFVLLFLREPSGNMVEVLPDGTVQMIEVK; from the coding sequence ATGGTCAATCCAGCCAGCGGGCGGTTTAATCTGCTCGATTTCTCGCAAGCGAATATTCGCACCCTGCACTTGGGGTGGTTCGCCTTTTTCATCAGCTTTATGGTATGGTTTGCCCATGCCCCGCTGATGCCCTTCATTCGGGAAGCCTTGCAACTGACCGATTTGCAGGCAAAAGTCCTGCTGACCTTGAACGTAGCCCTCACCATCCCCGCCCGTATTGTGGTGGGGATGCTGGTAGACCGTTACGGCCCGCGCATTATGTTCAGCAGCATTTTGATCATTGGCGGTATCGTCACGATTGTGTTCTCACTGGCGCAAGGCTATGAGCAACTGGCGTTCATGCGCTTTCTTGCGGGCTTCGTCGGGGCGGGTTTTGTGGTCGGGATTCGCCTGATTGCGGAATGGTTTCCGGCACGTCAAACGGGCATTGCGCAAGGCATCTACGGCGGTTGGGGCAACTTTGGTTCAGCGAGTGCGGCGGGTTTGCTGCCCTTTATTGCGGTTACGATTGGCGGTGAGAATGGCTGGCGGTATGCCGTGGCGGTCACGGGGGTGATTGCGATTGCTTACGGCTTGATCTTTTACTGGCGCGTCCGCAATACGCCCAAAGGCTCGACCTATTTCAAACCGAAGAAAACCGGCGCGTTGGAAGTGACCAGCGGGTTTGATTTGGTGCTGTACATTATTATGAATATTCCGATGTACGCGGCGTTGGCGATGTTGGCATACAAGCTCTCCCCTGCTGGGATGAAATTGCTCTCCGACAGCACTACGTCAACGATTTACGCGGTATTGCTGGCAACTTATTTGTTTCAGGTTTGGAAAATCTGGCAATTGAATGCACACGTGTTGAAAGAACCCGTGCCGGAATTGCAACGCTATTCCTTTACCCAAGTAGCGATTTTGGATTTGGCGTACATGGTGACGTTCGGGACAGAACTGGCGGTCGTTTCCATGTTGCCGCTGTTTTACGTGGATATGTTTGGGTTGGATAAAGTCACGGCGGGTTTGCTGGCGGGGTCTTACGCGGTGATTAATTTGGTGGCACGTCCGGCGGGTGGTTTGATCAGTGACAAATTTGGGCGCAAGATTACCTTGATTATCGTGTTTCTTGGCATTGGCGCGAGCTTCATGCTGCTGGGGCAAGTCAGCAAAGAATGGTCGGTGCTGATGGTGATTGCTGCCGCGACTTGCGGCGGGATTTTCTCCAAAGCAGGTTCTGGCGCGGTGTATGCGATGGTGCCGTTGATTCAACGCCGCTTGACGGGGCAAATCGCAGGCATGACCGGCGCGTATGGCAATGTCGGCGGCGTGGTCTTCCTCACCGTGTTGGCGAGTACGTCACCGCAAATCTTCTTCATGGTGATTGGCGCGACGGCGGTGACAGTGCTGGCGTTTGTGCTGCTGTTCTTGCGCGAACCCAGCGGCAATATGGTCGAAGTGCTGCCGGATGGCACGGTGCAAATGATTGAGGTGAAATAA
- a CDS encoding Fic family protein has protein sequence MIWNWQQPDWPNFSFDPLKLMPLETAFAHESGLLLGAFTHLTEDDRIQLKVEMVSNEAMQTSAIEGEYLNRDSVQSSIRRQFGLQTDRRQVTPAEYGIAEMMVNLYTHFQQPLSHQTLFDWHSMLLNGRRDLQVIGAYRTHVEAMQVISGRLDNPKVHFEAPPSAQMAAEMAAFVDWFNRTETNAPDALPPLIRAGIAHLYFVSIHPFEDGNGRIARALAEKALAQGLGQPTLIALAHTIEQHKKAYYTELELANKNNNIQRWLAYFAETVLAAVRHSRQQVEFLIGKTRLYDQVRGKLNPRQEKVVARLFAEGIDGFNGGMSAKNYISLTNASRATATRDLQELVELGVLHKTGELRYARYCLNLPVCLNTCAAVKISP, from the coding sequence ATGATATGGAACTGGCAACAACCCGACTGGCCTAACTTCAGCTTTGATCCGCTGAAGCTGATGCCGTTGGAAACCGCTTTTGCGCACGAATCCGGCTTGCTGCTGGGCGCATTTACGCACCTGACGGAAGATGACCGCATCCAATTGAAAGTGGAAATGGTCAGCAACGAAGCCATGCAAACCTCGGCGATTGAAGGCGAATACCTCAACCGTGACAGTGTGCAATCGTCTATCCGGCGGCAGTTTGGTTTGCAAACCGATCGGCGGCAAGTGACACCAGCGGAATACGGCATTGCGGAAATGATGGTGAATTTATACACCCACTTTCAGCAACCGCTCAGTCATCAAACACTGTTCGATTGGCATTCGATGTTGCTGAACGGGCGGCGGGATTTGCAGGTAATCGGCGCGTATCGCACGCATGTTGAAGCCATGCAGGTGATTTCCGGGCGGCTGGATAATCCCAAGGTGCATTTTGAAGCCCCGCCTTCCGCGCAAATGGCGGCAGAAATGGCTGCCTTTGTGGATTGGTTCAACCGCACCGAAACCAACGCACCGGACGCATTGCCGCCCCTGATCCGCGCAGGCATTGCCCACCTGTATTTCGTCAGTATCCACCCGTTTGAAGATGGCAATGGGCGTATTGCCCGCGCCTTGGCAGAAAAAGCCCTCGCGCAAGGCTTGGGACAACCCACGCTGATTGCGCTTGCCCACACCATCGAACAGCACAAAAAAGCCTATTACACCGAACTGGAATTGGCGAATAAAAACAACAACATTCAACGCTGGCTGGCGTATTTCGCCGAAACCGTGCTTGCGGCAGTGCGCCATTCACGCCAGCAAGTCGAATTTCTGATCGGCAAAACCCGTTTGTATGACCAAGTGCGCGGCAAATTGAATCCACGGCAGGAAAAGGTCGTGGCGCGGCTGTTTGCGGAAGGCATCGACGGTTTCAATGGCGGTATGAGCGCGAAAAACTACATCAGTTTGACGAATGCCTCCCGCGCAACGGCTACCCGCGACTTGCAAGAACTGGTGGAATTAGGCGTGCTGCACAAAACCGGGGAACTGCGCTATGCGCGTTATTGCCTCAATTTACCCGTGTGTCTCAACACCTGCGCTGCCGTCAAAATTTCCCCATAG
- a CDS encoding CmpA/NrtA family ABC transporter substrate-binding protein, with the protein MKQELRIGFLPLTDCAVLVAALERGFFEKYGLHVTLQREVSWANIRDRVAFGELDAAHMLAPMPLAATLGIDGLGIPMQAAFSLGLNGSAITVASSLMEAMREHYPQALCTAPVRAHGLKRLLSAQVPRKLVFGCVYPFSQHHYLLQAWLQDGGLALGQDVEIRVIPPQQMVESLAQGQIDGYCAGEPWNQQAVSRGIGQVAVTSYDLWNNGPEKVLGVTQAWAEANPETHQALLCALLEAAHWLDEPHNRVRIAELLTRPEYLDVPLALIQPPLLGRYRYAPDEPERLLPDFNVFARYAANFPWHSHGAYFLAQMHATGQLATLPADPVALLAKVYCTPLYRLAAETLSLPYPTVDYLPSVHCLAPWVLRDASQPIAMGNSYVALERLRL; encoded by the coding sequence ATGAAACAAGAGTTACGCATCGGCTTTTTGCCCCTCACCGACTGTGCCGTGCTGGTAGCGGCGTTGGAGCGCGGTTTCTTTGAAAAATACGGCCTGCACGTCACCTTGCAGCGCGAAGTGTCGTGGGCAAACATCCGTGATCGCGTGGCGTTCGGCGAGCTGGATGCGGCGCACATGCTTGCCCCCATGCCGTTAGCGGCAACGCTGGGGATTGATGGTTTGGGGATTCCCATGCAAGCCGCGTTCAGTCTTGGTCTGAATGGTAGTGCCATTACCGTCGCCAGCTCGTTGATGGAAGCTATGCGGGAACATTACCCGCAAGCATTATGCACCGCGCCGGTGCGGGCGCACGGTCTCAAGCGTCTTTTAAGTGCGCAAGTGCCGCGCAAATTGGTATTTGGTTGCGTCTACCCTTTTTCGCAGCACCATTATTTGTTGCAGGCATGGTTGCAGGATGGCGGTCTGGCGCTGGGGCAGGATGTGGAAATCCGCGTGATTCCCCCGCAGCAAATGGTCGAATCCTTGGCGCAAGGTCAGATTGACGGCTATTGCGCGGGCGAACCATGGAATCAGCAAGCGGTCAGCCGAGGCATTGGGCAGGTTGCCGTTACCAGCTACGATTTGTGGAACAATGGCCCCGAAAAAGTGCTGGGTGTCACCCAAGCGTGGGCGGAAGCCAATCCCGAAACGCATCAAGCCTTGCTGTGTGCCTTGCTCGAAGCCGCGCACTGGTTGGACGAGCCGCATAATCGCGTGCGGATTGCTGAATTACTAACCCGACCGGAATATTTGGATGTGCCGCTTGCCTTGATTCAGCCGCCGTTGTTGGGGCGTTACCGTTACGCGCCGGATGAGCCGGAACGTTTGCTGCCCGATTTCAATGTGTTTGCGCGTTATGCTGCCAATTTCCCTTGGCATTCGCACGGCGCGTACTTTTTGGCGCAAATGCACGCCACGGGTCAGTTGGCAACTTTACCCGCTGACCCTGTGGCACTGTTGGCGAAGGTGTATTGCACACCGTTGTATCGCTTGGCTGCTGAAACCTTGAGCTTGCCGTATCCGACGGTGGATTATTTGCCGTCAGTGCATTGCCTCGCGCCGTGGGTGTTGCGCGATGCCAGCCAGCCGATCGCGATGGGGAATAGTTACGTGGCGTTGGAACGGTTACGGCTATAA
- a CDS encoding glutathione S-transferase family protein, producing the protein MKLFYSPTSPYARKVRMVAIETGLAAQIDVISVNVAQEQPELFAANPLGKVPALVLANGEALFDSPVICRYLDSLSGNTLLPPSGWQHWEIVRWEALADGVMDAAYNRVMEERSRPEHERSPTAMTRWETEITRTLQHIETCLDSLGEDLTLAHLALGAAIGYLEFRLPHLLQAAACPQTLAWYASFHERPAMQATQPA; encoded by the coding sequence ATGAAACTGTTCTACTCCCCCACTTCCCCCTACGCTCGCAAAGTGCGCATGGTGGCGATTGAAACCGGCTTAGCGGCACAAATCGACGTTATATCGGTCAACGTCGCGCAGGAACAACCCGAACTCTTCGCCGCCAACCCACTCGGTAAAGTCCCCGCGTTAGTGCTGGCAAACGGCGAAGCCTTGTTCGATAGTCCGGTGATTTGCCGCTATCTCGACAGCCTCAGCGGTAACACCTTGCTTCCACCATCCGGTTGGCAACACTGGGAAATAGTGCGTTGGGAAGCCCTCGCCGACGGCGTGATGGATGCCGCCTACAATCGCGTGATGGAAGAACGCAGCCGCCCGGAACACGAACGCTCCCCCACCGCGATGACACGTTGGGAAACGGAGATCACCCGCACCTTGCAACACATCGAAACCTGCCTCGACAGCTTGGGCGAAGACCTCACACTGGCACATCTGGCATTGGGTGCGGCGATTGGCTATCTGGAATTCCGCTTGCCGCACCTGTTGCAAGCCGCCGCTTGCCCGCAAACGCTGGCATGGTATGCGTCATTCCATGAACGCCCTGCAATGCAAGCCACCCAACCCGCTTAA
- the gloA gene encoding lactoylglutathione lyase, which yields MRILHTMLRVGDLDRSIAFYTNVLGMQLLRRKDYPAGEFTLAFIGYGDETENTVLELTYNWGVDTYELGTAFGHIALEVPDVYAACDKMRAAGGKIIREAGPMNAGTTIIAFLEDPDGYQIELIGEKHQRI from the coding sequence ATGCGAATCCTTCACACCATGTTGCGCGTCGGCGATTTGGATCGTTCGATTGCGTTTTACACCAATGTTCTTGGTATGCAACTGCTGCGCCGCAAGGATTATCCTGCGGGCGAATTCACCCTTGCCTTCATCGGTTATGGCGACGAAACGGAGAATACCGTGCTGGAGCTGACCTATAATTGGGGCGTGGACACATACGAACTTGGCACGGCTTTCGGGCATATTGCGCTGGAAGTGCCGGATGTGTACGCCGCGTGCGACAAAATGCGGGCAGCGGGCGGCAAGATCATTCGCGAAGCCGGGCCGATGAATGCAGGCACGACCATCATTGCCTTCCTCGAAGATCCGGATGGTTATCAGATTGAATTGATTGGTGAAAAGCACCAGCGTATTTAA
- a CDS encoding ANTAR domain-containing response regulator, whose amino-acid sequence MHKLMLVDQDPERSASLEVALLAAGYAHIIRVGQGENLLAAVRTHQPDIILIDMQSPDRDTLESLRNVSREMPKPIVFFAEQSDIDTTRAAISAGVSAYIVDDLPGKRLKSVLEVAIARFQEHQKLKDELEDYKSRLQDRKDVDKAKGILMQHRNLTEEEAYQLLRKMAMDRNMKIGEAARNFVAAMALLGGKF is encoded by the coding sequence ATGCACAAACTCATGTTGGTCGATCAAGACCCCGAACGCTCTGCGAGTCTTGAAGTCGCGCTCCTCGCTGCTGGTTATGCTCACATTATTCGCGTCGGGCAAGGTGAAAACCTGCTCGCGGCGGTGCGTACCCACCAGCCCGACATTATTCTCATCGACATGCAAAGCCCCGACCGCGATACGTTGGAATCCTTGCGCAATGTCAGCCGCGAAATGCCCAAGCCCATCGTGTTTTTCGCCGAACAAAGCGACATTGACACCACTCGTGCCGCCATTAGTGCTGGGGTAAGTGCCTACATCGTCGATGATTTGCCGGGAAAGCGCCTGAAATCGGTGTTAGAAGTGGCGATTGCCCGCTTTCAGGAACACCAAAAGCTCAAAGACGAACTCGAAGACTACAAATCGCGCCTGCAAGACCGTAAAGACGTGGATAAAGCCAAGGGCATCCTCATGCAGCACCGCAACCTGACGGAAGAAGAGGCATACCAACTCCTGCGCAAAATGGCGATGGATCGCAATATGAAAATCGGCGAAGCTGCCCGCAATTTCGTCGCGGCAATGGCTTTGCTAGGGGGGAAATTCTGA
- a CDS encoding bifunctional protein-serine/threonine kinase/phosphatase yields the protein MKATLAITLGQHSIAGVKPVNEDFYGALTPKGASLDSQGIAVVIADGVSASEGGKEASEIAVKQFLNDYYSTPDSWSVKTAINKVVGALNLWLCSQGQRQYGGSGGMATTFSGLIFKSHTAYVCHVGDSRIYRWQQQTLDCLTQDHRVQFSGERSYLTRALGIDTRLDIDFRVLELQQGDVFVLSTDGIHDVLSDAQIAALLRENDDPQTCAERLVATALQAGSQDNITCQIVRVDQLPHVNREEFYQQLGKLPFPPDLKAGQVMDGYLILRELNATSRSQVYLAEDTLDPSSDKVVIKTPSQNFNDDPAYIDLFLHEEWVARRLNSPHLIKMHERSTRHHTFLYSVVEYVEGQTLRQWMLDNPEPSVAQVRATVDQIARGLRAMHRLEMIHQDIKPDNILIDRNNTLKIIDFGSTRIAGLMEIQSVLQHNHIVGTANYSAPEYFQGARGTNRSDIFSLGVMAYEMFTGQLPYGEIEPERAHKKKFNYTCACLYNPKVPEWVDAALEKATHPNPDKRYALLSEFVADLTKPNDSLLANKHSRPLLERNPLAFWKGIVVLQAVIIVGLVYALAT from the coding sequence ATGAAAGCCACCCTTGCCATCACGCTGGGTCAACACTCGATTGCAGGGGTCAAACCCGTGAACGAGGATTTTTACGGCGCACTGACCCCGAAAGGCGCAAGCCTCGATAGCCAAGGCATCGCGGTGGTGATTGCCGACGGCGTGAGTGCCAGCGAAGGTGGCAAGGAGGCGAGTGAAATTGCAGTAAAGCAATTCCTCAACGATTACTACAGCACCCCCGATTCGTGGTCGGTCAAGACCGCGATTAACAAGGTCGTGGGTGCGCTCAATTTGTGGCTGTGCAGCCAAGGGCAACGCCAATACGGCGGGTCGGGCGGCATGGCGACCACCTTTAGCGGGCTGATTTTCAAATCGCATACCGCCTACGTCTGCCACGTGGGCGATAGCCGCATTTACCGCTGGCAACAGCAAACGCTCGACTGTTTGACGCAAGATCACCGCGTGCAATTCAGCGGCGAACGTTCCTATTTAACCCGCGCCTTGGGCATTGATACGCGCCTCGACATCGATTTTCGGGTACTGGAATTGCAGCAAGGCGACGTGTTTGTGTTGTCTACCGACGGCATTCACGACGTACTGAGTGATGCCCAGATTGCCGCCTTATTGCGCGAGAATGACGACCCGCAAACCTGTGCAGAACGGCTGGTGGCAACCGCTTTACAGGCTGGCAGCCAAGACAATATCACCTGCCAAATAGTCCGCGTTGACCAGTTACCCCACGTTAACCGTGAAGAATTCTACCAACAGCTCGGCAAACTGCCCTTCCCCCCCGATTTGAAAGCGGGGCAAGTGATGGATGGCTATTTGATTTTGCGCGAATTGAATGCCACGTCCCGCAGCCAAGTTTACCTTGCCGAAGACACACTCGACCCCAGCAGCGACAAGGTGGTGATCAAAACCCCCTCGCAAAATTTCAACGATGACCCCGCTTACATCGATCTGTTTTTGCACGAAGAATGGGTGGCACGTCGCCTGAATTCCCCGCACTTAATTAAGATGCACGAACGCAGCACCCGCCACCACACGTTTCTGTACAGCGTGGTGGAATACGTCGAAGGGCAAACCTTGCGCCAATGGATGCTGGATAATCCTGAGCCGAGCGTGGCGCAAGTCCGTGCCACGGTTGACCAGATTGCACGCGGCTTACGCGCCATGCACCGTCTGGAAATGATTCACCAAGACATCAAGCCCGACAATATCCTGATCGACCGCAATAATACGCTGAAAATCATCGACTTCGGCTCGACTCGCATTGCCGGATTGATGGAAATCCAAAGCGTGTTACAGCACAACCACATTGTCGGCACAGCGAATTATTCCGCCCCCGAATATTTTCAAGGCGCACGCGGCACCAACCGTTCCGACATTTTTTCGCTGGGGGTGATGGCTTACGAAATGTTCACGGGGCAACTGCCCTATGGCGAGATCGAGCCAGAACGCGCTCATAAGAAGAAATTCAACTACACCTGCGCTTGCCTGTACAACCCCAAAGTGCCGGAATGGGTGGATGCGGCGTTGGAAAAAGCCACGCACCCGAACCCTGACAAGCGTTACGCCTTGCTGTCGGAATTTGTGGCGGATTTGACTAAGCCGAACGATAGCTTGCTGGCGAATAAGCACAGCCGTCCTTTGTTGGAGCGTAATCCGCTGGCGTTTTGGAAGGGAATAGTCGTCTTGCAGGCGGTGATTATTGTGGGGCTGGTGTATGCTTTGGCGACTTGA